One stretch of Streptococcus australis DNA includes these proteins:
- a CDS encoding SIALI-17 repeat-containing surface protein: MNKRLFDKRCHYSIRKFAIGAASVMIGASICGISTVQAEEVASSNTQTEETIVHQAQPLDKLPDDVAAAIAKADENGGREFVKPKADSTEDKVTKDTEPTRPANEGSHELARPKVETPNKEEGNKAENKQKPEETNPKPIESAATAGTELKEDSKKTSGNDQVKADTERKPSSEKLQALSGESNKAEVEKEKQLLSERKQDFNKDWYFKLNAQGDFSKKDVDVHDWSKLNLPHDWSIYFDFDHKSPARNEGGQLNGGTAWYRKTFILNEADKNKDVRINFDGVYMDSKVYVNGKFVGHYPSGYNHFSYDITEFLNKDGSENSITVQVTNKQPSSRWYSGSGIYRDVTLSYRDKVHVAENGNHITTPKLAEQKEGNVETQVQSKIKNTDKKAAKVFVEQQIFTKEGKVVSELVRSETKNLAENEVADFRQTILVNKPTLWTTKSYHPQLYVLKTKVYKEGQLVDVTEDTFGYRYFNWTAKDGFSLNGERMKFHGVSIHHDNGALGAEENYKATYRKLKLLKDMGVNSIRTTHNPASPQLLDAAASLGLLVQEEAFDTWYGGKKTYDYGRFFDQDATHPEAKKGEKWSDFDLRTMVERDKNNPSIVMWSLGNEVEEANGSPRSIETAKRLKAVIKAIDTERYVTMGENKFSRAATGDFLKLAEIMDAVGMNYGERFYDAVRSAHPDWLIYGSETSSATRTRDSYYNPTQILGHDNRLNRHYEQSDYGNDRVGWGRTATESWTFDRDRAGYAGQFIWTGIDYIGEPTPWHNQDNTPVKSSYFGIIDTAGLPKNDFYLYRSEWYSAKEKPTVRILPHWNWTEETLKDRKMRVDGKVPVRTFSNAASVELFLNGESLGKKEFTKKTTEDGRPYHEGAKPSELYLEWLVKYQPGTLTAIARDEKGNEIARDSVTTAGEPARVRLTKEEHVITADGKDLSYIHYEIVDSEGNVVPTANNLVHFNLHGQGQIVGVDNGEQASRERYKAQADGTWQRRAFNGKGVVIVKSTEKEGKFTLYADSAGLTSDSATVATVSGKKENRHFVAFAPVKATTDVTTNPELPQTVTAIYSDGSVEEKTVTWDVPADLLTSAGEKKVSGRVEGLETKAEALVKVIALDRWLPKVATVPVGTTAADLDKTVTAVLTDGSLIDTDVVSWTLKDPAALTKEGGRTEATGKLVDDDREVTATFIASSKETTSSITGLTVGDKALENFESGKTYYRVSLPYTGTIPSVGAQTTGYQVTVQQASADNGYQASVFLSDQKGDLVQTYLIQFVKEAPALKRLEVVVEGKETATEDQVLTYRVIGSYEDGSQTEFSASDIHLEAKSSDGGHLEVNGQNLLLYTKGRVALTPRIDNQTEKTESVTTEVVIKENKVSKKIVKLHPVSVSIDINQQPNLPKEVGAEFDKGLPRKVSVTWDKVDEKELGHYHSFTLKGRVEGTDIEAQATVTVEGLQVAEEISLTLPKGETVQLPANVRAYHSNGTTVYKDVVWDQVPANFSQTEGVYEINGRLIGSNLTTKAHVRVSSQVVAGNNISKQWTGSQLPAAIVSNTGGDDSANTLNDLTVSRTPTDAKNRWTTWRTNTDNDWASILFGNSGDLTKRFVNNLSVDFYTDGAIGLPKEYVVEYYVGKEIPDLPSDVSNAQRDSNHPFNNPENWKAVENLHAPSQLSATQTNHFTFDKVETYAVRIRMKKADGTSGVGLTELTVLGNKVVSSTSSEISIRVDGKDLEHFNPSKTDYYIPQSSKQITATASNNGLVTVVPATSPKGATRLILKAEDGTVLKEYRIFRNDERETSQPLAAENGAKILNVGDNLQLPSEVDVYYPTSTTWTTEKLAVKWDAIPEHATEHEGTFEVTGHVIGTNLTTKMQVTVVSKGNQVISENPNNNETDSKAFASITNDTQAASHDRIFYINDGKYNEDGRWTNWTRTPKNQETSVGLLFKKDGKITSQSIGKVAIQFFKDSGTDAPEKMVLERYIGPAFTEPSTISRYEENADHPFNKAENWAPIPYKSSGELVAGKPIEFNFDPVQTTAIRARMTRKATTNGLALVEFTAYSAGKGAEVETPSATISIDGKALENFDPNVTEYTLTTMGSKPKVTATTSGHGVVTVVDHGNTNLPTLVRLISKDGNLVKEYRLHFKSTFQTTPTEGVKNLVAEAPSLEIEKTPLPFKEVVRETPALAQGKRRVVSEGQDGEKVDYIQVSGTTRTLVHTEQRKAQDRIIEVGVKPSISNSKGEEPAPVNEVPEFKGGVNFVEAAVNEVPEYTGILATVGDQAAPTVEKPEFKGGVNSVMALKHELPEYTGPVSTVGDQPAPTVEKPEFKGGVNAVMALEHKLPEYRGVLATVGNQPAPTVEKPEFKLSSVEKSQNPEAPVQVAKEGKRLPETGEKQSETAIFLASVTLALSAALLTAKRKED; the protein is encoded by the coding sequence ATGAACAAAAGACTTTTTGATAAACGTTGTCATTATAGCATTCGTAAATTTGCAATAGGTGCAGCATCTGTAATGATTGGGGCCAGTATATGTGGTATTTCAACTGTACAAGCTGAGGAGGTGGCTTCATCCAATACTCAAACAGAAGAAACAATTGTTCATCAAGCTCAGCCTTTAGATAAGCTTCCCGATGATGTGGCAGCTGCAATCGCAAAGGCTGATGAGAATGGTGGGCGTGAGTTTGTAAAACCAAAAGCTGATTCGACAGAAGACAAAGTGACTAAGGATACGGAACCTACTAGACCTGCTAATGAGGGTAGTCATGAATTGGCTAGACCTAAAGTGGAAACTCCAAACAAAGAAGAAGGAAACAAAGCTGAGAACAAACAGAAACCTGAAGAGACAAATCCAAAGCCTATTGAATCTGCAGCAACAGCTGGAACAGAACTGAAAGAGGATTCTAAAAAAACTTCCGGAAATGACCAGGTAAAAGCAGATACAGAGCGCAAACCTTCTTCTGAAAAATTGCAAGCACTGTCTGGAGAGTCGAACAAAGCCGAAGTTGAAAAAGAAAAACAGCTATTATCGGAGCGAAAACAAGATTTTAATAAAGATTGGTATTTTAAACTAAATGCCCAAGGAGATTTTTCAAAAAAAGATGTGGATGTTCATGATTGGTCTAAATTGAATCTTCCTCATGATTGGAGTATTTATTTTGATTTCGATCACAAGTCTCCCGCACGTAATGAAGGTGGCCAGTTAAATGGTGGAACAGCTTGGTATCGTAAGACTTTCATATTAAATGAAGCAGACAAGAATAAGGATGTTCGTATCAATTTTGATGGGGTTTACATGGATTCAAAGGTCTATGTAAATGGTAAATTTGTAGGACATTATCCAAGTGGATATAATCATTTTTCATATGATATTACAGAATTTTTAAACAAGGATGGTAGTGAAAATTCAATTACTGTTCAAGTGACCAATAAGCAACCAAGTAGTCGTTGGTATTCAGGAAGTGGGATTTATCGTGATGTAACTCTTAGTTATCGTGATAAAGTCCATGTTGCCGAAAATGGTAATCATATCACTACTCCAAAACTTGCTGAGCAGAAAGAAGGGAATGTTGAAACACAGGTTCAAAGTAAGATTAAAAATACGGATAAGAAGGCTGCTAAAGTCTTTGTGGAACAACAAATTTTTACTAAGGAAGGTAAGGTTGTTTCAGAATTAGTGCGCTCTGAAACGAAGAATTTAGCAGAAAATGAAGTTGCAGATTTCAGACAAACAATCCTAGTTAATAAACCAACTCTTTGGACGACAAAAAGTTATCATCCTCAACTGTATGTGCTGAAAACAAAGGTTTATAAAGAAGGTCAACTAGTTGATGTAACAGAAGATACATTTGGTTACCGCTATTTCAATTGGACTGCTAAGGATGGTTTCTCTCTGAATGGTGAACGCATGAAATTCCACGGAGTAAGTATTCACCATGACAATGGAGCCTTGGGTGCAGAAGAGAATTATAAGGCTACTTATCGTAAATTAAAACTCTTGAAAGATATGGGGGTTAACTCTATTCGAACAACCCACAATCCAGCTAGCCCTCAGTTGCTTGATGCTGCGGCTAGTTTAGGTCTTTTGGTTCAAGAGGAAGCTTTTGATACTTGGTATGGTGGCAAGAAGACTTACGACTATGGACGGTTCTTTGATCAAGATGCAACCCATCCTGAAGCTAAGAAGGGTGAGAAGTGGTCTGATTTTGATCTTAGAACAATGGTAGAACGTGATAAGAACAATCCGTCGATCGTCATGTGGTCTCTTGGAAATGAGGTAGAAGAGGCAAATGGTAGTCCTCGCTCTATCGAAACTGCTAAGCGCCTGAAGGCAGTTATCAAAGCGATTGATACTGAACGTTATGTCACCATGGGTGAAAATAAATTTAGTCGTGCAGCGACAGGTGATTTCTTGAAACTTGCAGAAATCATGGATGCTGTGGGGATGAACTATGGTGAACGTTTTTATGATGCGGTTCGTAGTGCTCATCCAGACTGGCTCATTTATGGTTCTGAAACTTCTTCAGCTACTAGAACGCGTGATTCTTATTACAATCCTACTCAAATCCTTGGACATGATAACCGTCTAAATCGTCATTATGAACAATCTGACTATGGTAATGACCGTGTTGGATGGGGAAGAACAGCTACTGAATCATGGACTTTTGACCGTGATCGTGCTGGCTATGCTGGACAATTTATCTGGACAGGAATTGACTATATTGGAGAACCAACTCCATGGCATAACCAAGATAATACACCTGTCAAGAGCTCTTACTTTGGTATCATCGATACGGCTGGTTTACCGAAGAATGATTTTTACCTTTACCGTAGTGAATGGTATAGTGCTAAAGAAAAGCCAACTGTTCGCATTTTACCACATTGGAACTGGACTGAAGAGACCCTTAAGGATCGCAAGATGCGGGTTGATGGAAAGGTTCCGGTTCGTACCTTCTCAAATGCTGCAAGCGTCGAATTGTTCTTAAATGGAGAGTCACTTGGTAAAAAGGAATTTACTAAGAAAACGACAGAAGACGGACGTCCATATCATGAGGGGGCTAAACCAAGTGAATTGTATCTTGAATGGCTTGTGAAATACCAACCAGGCACACTGACTGCGATTGCTCGAGATGAAAAAGGCAACGAAATTGCGCGTGATAGTGTGACAACTGCTGGGGAGCCAGCAAGGGTTCGTCTGACTAAAGAAGAGCATGTTATCACTGCAGATGGAAAAGACCTATCCTACATCCATTACGAAATTGTTGATAGCGAAGGGAATGTGGTTCCGACAGCGAATAATCTTGTTCATTTCAATCTTCATGGTCAAGGACAAATAGTTGGTGTGGATAATGGAGAACAAGCTAGCCGTGAGCGCTACAAAGCTCAAGCAGATGGAACATGGCAAAGACGTGCTTTCAATGGTAAAGGAGTTGTCATTGTAAAATCAACAGAAAAAGAAGGTAAATTTACTCTTTATGCAGATTCTGCTGGTTTAACTTCTGATAGCGCAACGGTCGCAACTGTGTCTGGTAAGAAAGAAAACCGTCACTTTGTAGCCTTTGCTCCTGTAAAAGCAACAACTGATGTGACTACAAATCCTGAATTGCCTCAAACAGTAACAGCTATTTATAGCGACGGTAGTGTTGAGGAAAAGACTGTAACATGGGATGTGCCAGCTGACTTGCTTACAAGCGCAGGTGAGAAAAAAGTATCTGGACGTGTAGAAGGTTTGGAAACCAAAGCTGAGGCACTTGTGAAAGTGATTGCTTTAGATAGATGGTTACCAAAAGTTGCTACAGTACCGGTTGGTACAACTGCAGCTGATTTGGATAAAACGGTCACAGCTGTTCTGACAGATGGTAGTTTGATTGATACAGATGTTGTTTCTTGGACTTTAAAAGATCCTGCTGCTTTAACCAAGGAAGGGGGACGTACGGAGGCTACTGGTAAATTGGTAGATGACGATCGTGAAGTAACTGCAACCTTTATCGCAAGCAGTAAGGAAACAACAAGTAGCATTACAGGACTTACTGTTGGGGATAAAGCTCTTGAGAACTTCGAGTCTGGCAAGACTTATTACCGTGTATCCCTTCCTTACACTGGAACAATTCCAAGTGTTGGAGCTCAGACTACTGGTTATCAAGTAACTGTTCAGCAAGCTTCTGCTGATAATGGTTATCAGGCTTCGGTCTTCTTGAGTGATCAAAAGGGTGACTTGGTTCAAACTTATTTAATTCAGTTTGTGAAGGAAGCTCCTGCCTTGAAACGTTTGGAAGTAGTTGTGGAAGGAAAAGAAACTGCTACTGAAGATCAAGTCTTAACTTATCGTGTCATTGGTAGTTATGAGGATGGTTCACAAACAGAATTCTCAGCATCAGATATTCACTTAGAAGCTAAATCATCTGATGGTGGGCATCTTGAGGTAAATGGTCAGAATCTATTACTCTATACTAAGGGAAGAGTGGCTTTGACACCTCGAATCGATAATCAAACAGAGAAAACAGAATCTGTAACTACTGAAGTGGTGATTAAAGAAAATAAAGTCAGCAAGAAGATTGTGAAACTTCATCCTGTATCTGTTTCTATAGACATTAATCAGCAACCGAATCTACCTAAAGAAGTTGGAGCAGAATTTGATAAGGGATTACCACGCAAAGTATCTGTAACTTGGGACAAGGTAGATGAAAAAGAATTGGGGCATTATCATAGCTTTACGCTTAAAGGACGTGTAGAAGGTACAGATATTGAAGCTCAAGCGACTGTAACAGTTGAAGGATTGCAAGTTGCAGAGGAAATCAGCCTTACTCTTCCTAAGGGTGAGACAGTTCAATTGCCAGCTAATGTGCGTGCTTACCATTCTAACGGAACAACTGTCTACAAAGATGTGGTTTGGGATCAGGTTCCAGCCAACTTTAGTCAAACTGAAGGAGTCTATGAAATCAATGGTCGCTTAATAGGTAGCAATTTGACCACTAAAGCCCATGTTCGAGTGTCTAGCCAAGTTGTTGCTGGAAATAATATCTCTAAACAATGGACAGGTTCGCAATTGCCAGCTGCCATTGTATCCAATACAGGAGGAGATGACTCAGCTAATACCTTGAACGACCTGACTGTGTCAAGAACGCCAACAGACGCTAAAAATAGATGGACTACTTGGAGAACAAATACTGATAATGACTGGGCTTCTATCTTGTTTGGTAATTCAGGAGATTTGACGAAACGTTTTGTCAACAATTTATCAGTTGATTTCTATACTGATGGAGCAATTGGTCTTCCAAAAGAATATGTAGTTGAATATTATGTAGGTAAAGAAATTCCAGATTTACCAAGTGATGTCAGCAATGCTCAGCGTGATAGCAATCATCCATTTAATAATCCAGAAAATTGGAAAGCAGTTGAAAACTTGCATGCTCCAAGTCAGCTATCTGCAACTCAAACAAATCATTTCACATTTGACAAGGTAGAAACTTATGCTGTTCGTATTCGTATGAAGAAAGCAGATGGAACTTCAGGTGTTGGTCTGACAGAACTAACTGTCCTTGGAAATAAGGTAGTAAGCTCTACAAGTTCAGAGATTTCTATCAGGGTAGATGGCAAGGATCTTGAACACTTTAATCCATCTAAGACTGATTACTATATTCCTCAATCTAGCAAACAAATCACTGCAACAGCTAGCAATAATGGTTTGGTAACAGTTGTGCCTGCAACTAGTCCAAAAGGTGCAACACGTCTCATCTTAAAAGCAGAAGATGGTACGGTATTGAAAGAATATCGAATCTTCCGCAATGATGAGAGAGAAACTAGTCAACCGCTTGCTGCAGAAAATGGTGCTAAAATCTTGAATGTTGGAGACAATCTTCAACTTCCTTCAGAGGTAGACGTTTATTACCCAACTTCAACTACTTGGACTACAGAAAAACTTGCAGTGAAGTGGGATGCTATTCCTGAACATGCGACAGAGCATGAGGGAACATTTGAAGTTACCGGTCATGTCATTGGTACAAATCTAACCACTAAAATGCAGGTGACAGTTGTTTCTAAAGGCAATCAAGTCATTTCAGAAAATCCAAACAACAATGAAACTGATTCTAAAGCCTTTGCTTCGATAACGAACGATACACAAGCAGCTTCACATGATAGAATTTTCTATATCAATGATGGAAAATACAATGAAGATGGGCGTTGGACAAACTGGACTCGTACTCCGAAAAATCAAGAAACTTCTGTCGGACTACTCTTTAAGAAGGATGGAAAAATTACTTCTCAATCTATTGGAAAAGTAGCCATTCAGTTCTTTAAAGATAGTGGCACAGATGCCCCAGAGAAAATGGTTCTAGAAAGATATATTGGTCCTGCCTTTACAGAGCCAAGTACGATTTCTCGTTATGAAGAAAATGCTGACCATCCATTCAACAAGGCAGAAAATTGGGCACCAATTCCTTACAAGTCTTCTGGAGAATTAGTGGCTGGTAAACCAATCGAGTTTAACTTTGATCCAGTTCAAACAACAGCTATTCGTGCGCGTATGACTCGTAAGGCTACTACTAATGGTCTAGCACTTGTAGAATTTACAGCCTACTCTGCAGGCAAGGGAGCAGAAGTCGAAACACCATCAGCGACTATTTCGATTGATGGAAAAGCATTGGAAAACTTTGATCCAAATGTGACAGAGTACACCCTAACAACAATGGGATCCAAACCAAAAGTCACTGCGACAACTAGTGGACATGGAGTAGTCACAGTTGTGGATCATGGAAATACAAATCTTCCAACACTTGTTCGTCTTATTTCCAAAGATGGAAATCTGGTGAAAGAATATCGTTTACACTTTAAGTCTACCTTCCAAACAACACCAACAGAAGGCGTTAAGAACTTAGTTGCAGAAGCTCCAAGTTTGGAAATTGAAAAGACTCCACTTCCGTTTAAAGAAGTTGTTCGTGAAACCCCTGCGCTTGCTCAAGGTAAACGTCGTGTAGTTTCTGAAGGACAAGATGGAGAAAAAGTTGACTATATTCAAGTATCAGGAACTACCAGAACTCTTGTTCATACTGAACAAAGAAAAGCTCAAGATCGTATTATTGAGGTAGGAGTAAAACCATCTATTTCAAATAGTAAGGGTGAGGAACCTGCGCCAGTCAACGAAGTTCCAGAATTCAAAGGCGGAGTTAACTTTGTAGAAGCAGCAGTAAACGAAGTTCCAGAATACACAGGAATTCTTGCCACTGTAGGCGACCAAGCCGCTCCGACAGTAGAGAAGCCTGAGTTCAAGGGTGGAGTCAACTCTGTTATGGCCTTGAAACACGAACTCCCAGAGTACACAGGTCCGGTATCAACCGTAGGCGACCAACCAGCACCGACAGTAGAGAAACCTGAATTTAAGGGTGGCGTTAATGCTGTAATGGCTCTAGAACATAAACTTCCAGAGTACCGTGGTGTTCTAGCTACAGTAGGCAATCAACCAGCACCGACAGTAGAAAAACCAGAGTTTAAACTAAGTTCGGTAGAAAAATCTCAGAATCCAGAAGCACCAGTTCAAGTTGCCAAGGAAGGAAAGAGATTACCAGAAACTGGTGAAAAACAGTCAGAAACAGCTATTTTCTTGGCAAGTGTTACCTTGGCCTTGTCAGCAGCCTTATTAACTGCAAAACGCAAAGAGGATTAG
- a CDS encoding NAD(P)H-hydrate dehydratase, protein MKVIDQTLLEKVIVERSHHSHKGDYGRLLLLGGTYPYGGAIIMSAIAAVKSGAGLVTVGTDKENIPALHSHLPEAMVFSLQDQQLLKEQLEKAEVVLVGPGLRDDAFGEYLVKQVFVNLSQNQILIVDGGALGILAKAHLSIPPSQLILTPHQKEWERLSGIAIEKQNEAATASALTSFPQGTILVEKGPATRIWQAGKPEYYQLQVGGPYQATGGMGDTLAGMIAGFAGQFRQASLYERVVVATHLHSAIAQELAQEHYVVLPSQISCEIPKTMKKISQKGN, encoded by the coding sequence ATGAAGGTGATTGATCAAACTTTACTAGAAAAAGTCATTGTGGAACGTTCTCATCACAGTCATAAGGGAGATTACGGTCGTCTGCTCTTACTGGGAGGGACCTATCCTTATGGGGGAGCTATTATCATGTCAGCCATTGCAGCTGTTAAAAGTGGGGCTGGTTTGGTGACTGTCGGGACGGATAAGGAGAATATCCCAGCTCTGCACAGCCATTTACCTGAAGCTATGGTCTTTTCTCTTCAAGACCAGCAATTGTTGAAAGAGCAATTGGAGAAGGCAGAAGTTGTCTTAGTGGGGCCTGGTTTACGGGACGATGCTTTTGGAGAATATCTAGTAAAACAAGTCTTTGTTAATTTAAGCCAAAATCAGATTTTGATTGTAGATGGAGGTGCTTTGGGCATCTTAGCAAAAGCTCATTTGTCTATACCTCCTAGTCAGCTCATCCTAACTCCCCACCAAAAGGAATGGGAAAGACTGTCTGGTATTGCGATTGAAAAGCAAAACGAAGCTGCAACGGCTAGTGCCCTGACTTCCTTTCCTCAAGGAACAATTTTGGTGGAGAAAGGTCCAGCGACTCGTATCTGGCAAGCTGGCAAACCTGAATACTATCAATTACAGGTTGGGGGCCCCTATCAAGCAACTGGTGGGATGGGAGATACACTGGCTGGGATGATTGCAGGATTTGCAGGCCAATTCCGACAGGCCAGTCTCTATGAACGTGTGGTGGTAGCGACTCATCTGCACTCAGCCATTGCCCAAGAACTAGCTCAAGAACACTATGTGGTTTTACCAAGTCAGATTAGCTGTGAAATTCCAAAAACAATGAAAAAAATATCCCAAAAAGGCAATTGA